In the Pseudochaenichthys georgianus chromosome 1, fPseGeo1.2, whole genome shotgun sequence genome, one interval contains:
- the LOC117461418 gene encoding LITAF domain-containing protein-like — protein sequence MEKGQPPYPTTPAPPYPGPPGPHVNLGYQNQPMHQPIQQPVYQFNQQQLQMVHSVNQVVVVQQLPTEVPGQMVCPHCRATVVTKVNYVSGLLTWLLCGILGVFLCWFCCIIPFFVDSVKDVEHSCPSCNRVLHIHKRR from the exons ATGGAAAAGGGTCAGCCACCTTATCCGACAACGCCAGCCCCCCCGTACCCTGGTCCCCCGGGTCCCCATGTGAACTTGGGTTACCAAAATCAGCCTATGCACCAACCCA TTCAACAGCCTGTTTACCAGTTCAACCAACAACAACTTCAGATGGTTCATTCTG TGAACCAGgtggtggtggtgcagcagctgCCGACTGAAGTTCCTGGACAGATGGTGTGCCCGCACTGCCGAGCCACCGTTGTCACTAAAGTGAACTACGTAAGCGGCTTGCTCACCTGGCTGCTCTGTGGCATACTGGGAGTCTTCCT GTGCTGGTTTTGCTGTATAATCCCCTTCTTCGTGGATTCAGTCAAGGATGTGGAGCACTCCTGCCCCTCCTGTAACAGAGTCCTGCACATCCATAAACGCAGGTGA